A genomic segment from Gossypium hirsutum isolate 1008001.06 chromosome D04, Gossypium_hirsutum_v2.1, whole genome shotgun sequence encodes:
- the LOC107955163 gene encoding glycosylinositol phosphorylceramide mannosyl transferase 1, which produces MRGGLPISRRSVFKLRQVGIGTLGSAKIKILLCGCVVLSLLAIANRNRDSSSFMGWTGDFDRSSSPRGRYSIIINTWKRYDLLKKSISHYTSCPRLDSIHIVWSEPDPPSDSLKRYLNHVVRSNSRKDQQVELVFDINKEDSLNNRFKEIKDLKTDAVFSIDDDVIFPCTSVEFAFTVWQSASDTMVGYVPRMHWVDQKKGENKYKYGGWWSVWWTGTYSMVLSKAAFFHKKYLKLYTDEMPASLKEYITKNRNCEDIAMSFLVANATDAPPIWVKGKIFEIGSTGISSLGGHSERRTECVNKFVDEFGRMPLVPTVMKAVDSRYSWFW; this is translated from the exons ATGAGGGGCGGTTTACCTATTAGCCGTCGATCGGTTTTCAAGTTGCGTCAAGTTGGGATCGGGACGCTTGGATCGGCAAAGATCAAGATCCTTCTCTGCGGTTGCGTCGTGTTAAGTCTACTAGCAATCGCGAACCGAAACCGCGACAGTTCTTCGTTTATGGGATGGACCGGTGACTTTGACCGCTCTTCTTCTCCAAG GGGAAGATACTCGATTATAATCAATACTTGGAAAAGATATGATCTCTTGAAGAAGTCGATTTCCCACTACACGTCATGTCCGAGGCTCGATTCTATACATATTGTATGGAGTGAGCCGGATCCTCCATCTGATTCGCTTAAAAGATATCTCAACCATGTTGTGCGGTCAAACTCTAGAAAGGATCAGCAAGTTGAGTTGGTCTTTGATATCAATAAAGAAGATAGCTTGAACAACAGATTTAAAGAAATTAAGGATTTGAAGACGGATGCGGTTTTCTCAATTGATGATGATGTTATTTTCCCTTGCACTTCTGTAGAATTTGCTTTCACTGTTTGGCAAAGTGCCTCAGATACAATGGTGGGATATGTTCCTCGTATGCATTGGGTAGATCAAAAG AAAGGAGAGAATAAATACAAATATGGCGGATGGTGGTCGGTTTGGTGGACTGGTACATACAGCATGGTACTCTCAAAGGCTGCCTTCTTCCACAAGAAGTATCTCAAACTTTACACTGATGAGATGCCTGCATCACTTAAAGAATACATAACCAAGAACAG GAATTGTGAAGATATTGCGATGTCATTTCTTGTTGCAAATGCCACAGATGCTCCTCCCATTTGGGTGAAAG GGAAAATATTTGAGATCGGTTCAACTGGCATTAGCAGCCTGGGAGGTCATAGTGAAAGAAGAACAGAATGTGTCAACAAGTTTGTGGATGAGTTTGGACGAATGCCCTTAGTTCCGACTGTTATGAAGGCTGTGGATAGCCGCTACAGTTGGTTTTGGTGA
- the LOC107955164 gene encoding 60S acidic ribosomal protein P0, with amino-acid sequence MAVKPSKADKKIAYDAKLCQLLDEYTQILIAAADNVGSNQLQNIRKGLRGDSVVLMGKNTMMKRSVRMHAEKTGNQAFLNLIPLLQGNVGLIFTKGDLKEVSEEVAKYKVGAPARVGLVAPIDVVVPPGNTGLDPSQTSFFQVLNIPTKINKGTVEIITPVELIKKGDKVGSSEAALLAKLGIRPFSYGLVVLSVYDNGSVFSPEVLDLTEDDLIQKFATGVSMVTALSLAISYPTLAAAPHMFINGYKNVLAVAVATEYSFPQADKVKEYLADPSKFAVAAAPVSAAGGAAPAAAAPVEEKKPEPEEESDDDMGFSLFD; translated from the exons ATGGCAGTGAAGCCCTCCAAAGCCGACAAGAAAATCGCCTACGATGCTAAATTATGTCAGCTCTTAGACGAGTACACCCAGATCTTAATTGCGGCAGCCGACAATGTGGGTTCGAATCAGCTCCAGAACATTCGCAAAGGTCTTCGAGGTGACTCAGTTGTTCTCATGGGTAAAAATACAATGATGAAACGGTCGGTCCGTATGCACGCTGAGAAAACCGGAAACCAGGCTTTCCTTAACCTTATCCCCTTGCTTCAG GGAAATGTTGGTTTGATTTTTACCAAGGGTGATTTGAAGGAAGTTAGTGAGGAAGTTGCCAAGTACAAG GTTGGAGCTCCTGCTCGTGTTGGTCTGGTTGCACCCATTGATGTGGTTGTCCCACCCGGCAACACTGGGCTTGACCCTTCACAAACTTCTTTCTTCCAG GTGCTTAATATTCCAACCAAGATTAACAAGGGTACTGTTGAAATTATCACTCCTGTGGAGCTTATCAAGAAGGGCGACAAGGTTGGGTCTTCTGAGGCTGCACTTCTTGCCAAGCTTGGAATTAGGCCCTTCTCATATGGTCTTGTTGTATTGTCTGTTTATGACAATGGCTCTGTTTTTAGCCCTGAGGTGTTGGATCTTACCGAGGATGACCTGATTCAGAAATTTGCTACTGGTGTCTCCATGGTTACTGCATTGTCTCTTGCCATCTCATACCCGACCCTTGCAGCTGCACCACACATGTTCATCAATGGCTACAAGAATGTCTTGGCTGTTGCAGTTGCAACAGAGTATTCTTTCCCTCAGGCTGATAAAGTGAAAGAGTATTTGGCG GATCCAAGCAAATTTGCCGTTGCTGCTGCCCCTGTTTCTGCTGCTGGCGGTGCTGCTCCGGCTGCTGCTGCCCCTGTGGAGGAGAAAAAACCAGAACCAGAAGAAGAGTCTGATGATGATATGGGATTCAGTCTCTTTGACTAA